Part of the Scomber japonicus isolate fScoJap1 chromosome 2, fScoJap1.pri, whole genome shotgun sequence genome, atgatttattgattttcttAGTTGATCATGatgaactgaatatctttggattttggactgttaaGGCCCGTTCACACCAAGAACTTCATAACAATTAGGGCccgaccgatactggatttttgggacTGATACAGGtattaaggagtaaaaaaaTTCTGTAATGCAGGAATGATATTTTACCATTTGACAATAAACGTTAAAGTATAAAATTATGTCAGTACACTGAAACAGTGAAAGGATTAAATATTGGACAACATATTTGTTGAtatcaatatatctgtgataggtcaatatcagcCAATAATATAGGCtgaccaatatatatatatatatatcgatCTGGCTCTAATACTGataactaaaaatatatatatttcaaaatcaTTCTAACTCAAGTGGATGGTGGAGTCTGTCGTTgaaattctgtgctcttggtgaagaatgaaatagagacttctgccggccgacaaggttttattttctttgcaaagaaaaggtcaatcaacaaaacatgcAAGCGGTTCTGAAATGAAGAAGGACCCCGAACATTGagaaacatcaacatttatacctgagagaaaggcccacctctggggtgtgtttaaCGTCCTATGTCTGCTGTGGGGTCAGCCTCCTACCTAAGGTGTGATTcaacactttttgtctctcgCAGGTATCGGCACCGACCCCCTGAGGTGTGAAATCAAGAGGTCTAGACaacctaatttaaaatacacagggTTTGAATGGGTATCTCAGGTAATAGAGATGCAAAGgaactgaatttacaattacaagGTCTAGACAGCctaaattaaaatacacaaggtttgagttggtgtctcaggtagtagagatgcaaataaactgaatttacaattctgatatcttggtgagaaggtgggaggttgggtatttttacaaaggagttgaaattGCTATTACAAGTCCACACCACAACTATAACGACAACGACAGATATCGATGGGATCACTTTCAGAGCCATTTGATGAACGAAAGAAacactgacagccaatcaaaatCATTCCCATAGACCATACAGCACAACAAGATCTGTATCCAGCCTGACATTTccagtaaaacttcaaaacctgCAAATATCATTTGAATTTTGGAAACTGTCTGATGACTATTTATTTTAACGCAGCTCTCTCACCACACACTGACATGCTGTAAATTGGAGCAGGGTGACACCtagaggtgatttctttagagaGGTCTTTTCACTATTCTCTGACATTTTGTGGAAAAAGTTATTAAATGATGAATCAAAGCAAAAATCAGTTAGGTAGATAATACAACATGTAACGAGGGGCCCGAGATAGACCTTGCTTTATTTTAAGGGGTCACAGCCCAAAATGGTTGGGAACTACAACTGTAGACAACCTCGTGTTACTCCAGGAGCCCATATAGAATAATTTACtgttgtgtgtgagtatgtgtgagtgagagggagtgagaggaagagagagagcgagagagcgagagcgagagcgagagcgagagcgcaTGTTGCTGTATCCTTAATTGGCACATTGACATTTCCACATTGAAGGGCAGCTGCCTCATTGCATTACAATATGTGGGTGCGTTTTTCTGTACATGTGCATGTTGTGTCTTTCACGGCAGCTCAAACTATTTCACTGTGGGGCGCGCAGGTGggcgagtggttagagcgcatgccatatacgcagccgaccccggttcaatcccgatcggaggtcctttgctgcatttcacccccccctctctttcccatgtttcctgtcgatctactgatgaataaaggcgtctataccaacaaaatctaaaaaaaattattaaaaaaacaaacaaactatttCACTGTGATAGTTGTTGTCTGTTTGTCATCTTGCAccactgtacatacagtatgtagctGAAATCACAATCTGATACCATCCTGGTCTCACTGTATCaacacctcttttttttcctgtgatcCAATGTTTAACACGGTTTTTGccatctttgaaaaaaaaaaatcatgtaattataaatatatcaaAGTAGTCAGGTCTTTCTGGGAGAGCCAATCTCAAAAGAGATTGTTTCAATAAAaggttataataaaaaaataaatgtattttctatgtGATGGATTCATCTGTAAATTAAACACTGCAGAAGACTGGAGTAGTTTTCATGACAAAGAACTCtatcaaaaacacaacacattcagAATGATGTGTGACAACAACCTTgcagacataaaaacataatgtaCGGTATGTTATCtagtttgtggttttaaattGCCTCTTTACTCTCTGACCTTTAGACCGACGACATCCTCCACTGCTGCCAAGCTGAGTCAACACAAGCaacaatataaagaaagaagaggaaaagtaaaagaagaaaataacagaTGATGGCAGTTTTGTGTCTGGTAACATGACCCTCCTCTTTGCCTGTGTTCACTGTACTGGTGTCTCTTATTACATATTCACTGTTGTCCGTTAGCATGGACGTCACAGACATGATTGAAGCACTTATCTCAGTGATACAGACATATTTGCTACATGTCGAATCTTCCATGTGTACAGAAGCACTGGCCCACAACCAGAAATGTAAGCACAGGAAACTGCATATCATATCCTCTAATATCCACATAACAACACTTCTGCAGACACATTACAGGAAAATAATATCTTCATGGACTGAATTTGACTTTTATGACAAAAAATATTATCTTCTAAGATCTTTAAATAAGCCTGTTGGGAAATATGAGTACAGGACCTTAATGTTTGAAGTTCTGTTTGAAGTTCAATGAAACCCCACCTTTCTTTAGTGGTGTGGTTTCATTGATGGAGTACTACAGTGTTTTAATATTGTACTTCCATTAAGCTGCAGGAGTTGTGAAGGGTAGATTAAAGTGGACAACAGTCAAAGTCGATACTGTTTTGTTTGAGAATTCCTGAATTTCATCCCACCAAACAGATGCAAACACTGCAGGAACAGGAAGCCATTCATTGTGAACTGAACCCACCAAAAAACATGCTGGCACCACCCAGCACTGAAAGACTGAAGTGCTTCAGACTAAATGGAGTAAAACCTAACAATTCAAATATCATTTTAACAAGCTGATGGGAATTTGaaaaggaacaaacaaaatatatcagtcttgaatataaatgtttatgaatgtgtgaaagcaGCAGTTGTGATCTTGGTTGAAAGTGAGAAATATcaaacattacatcatttttaaagacttttttcaaCTTAACAGCTGTATTTGTTCTTCAACTGAACATAACATTGtgacaaccaaccaaccaaccaacgtTTTTTACATAAATGCAGAAAAACATACTAATGAACAACTGTTTCTGTGATCTTGGAAGAATAAGAGTTGTTGTGGCATCAGTCACACACGTCACATTGATATGACAGCAGATACAGTCAGACcaagagaaaaataattaaagaaaggaaATGCTTCACACCTATATTGTGAAACAGTCTGACAGCACTATAAACTACAGACACTGCAGCTGTTAGGAAATGGCACAAATGACTTCGGAGCGAAGTTTACTTGACTCACCTCCTTTTCTggaaaaaacagctgatttctTTCACCTCCACTTGTGCAGCTGCGTTGTCCTCCTGTCTTGTCTCGTCTGCACGTTGTCCTCTATGTGGCAgagagtgtgcatgtgtctgtgtgttgttgttcTGAGGGGAAGTAACAGTGGGAGGTAGTTTGACCCTCTAAATGCAGGGGAAGGTCACAGCAGAGAGTAACCTGGTCACGTCTGCCCTCTGCTGGTAGGAGTCACCAAACTTCACACAACAAGtctgagaaaagaaaatagtgaaaatgaacATGGAAAAAAATGGCACATGTGAACCTCCTCATTTAACTTTGACACTCAAATTATTGTCACAAAATGATCCTTTTTCAAAGCAACTGTTTAGAAGAGAAGTTAGATGTTGACGATGTTCTGTATACTACAGACACTTAAAAGTAACGGTGGCATATTTCACAACAAGAACCCAGAGCACATCTGTCATAAGAGGATATGAAATTAAGAAATGCTCTTCATGTGTCTTAACTGAACACAGAACACTTTATACGTTATAGAGTTCAATATTATACTTGTGTTACTGCAGCAGGCTAAGaggtaataataaaataatgattttttcttctttgttaaAGAGTATGCCATACATTGTACAGGAGAAATCACTAAAAGCAACTGTGctacatacatatacatgtatgtgtgttttgattttattagGCTGCATAGAAGGTGAGAGTTCTCCTTGGAAAGTGGTTAGAAAGGCTTTCAGATGAGCACGATAGAGAGAAACACAACATAACTATTTTACACAGGCTTTCCACTCAGACAGTCACTATCCTATACTTCATGTACATTATGTAAAGCTGGTTAAAGCTGACACACACAGGAGTAGCCACCACATGGCTGCAATATTCCCAGTTCAGTTCTAGCCAGACTCTCTCATCTTGTTTCTTGTTCGTCACTTCACTAttcaataataatagtaataataataataataataataataataataataatgatgatgataaagaagCTGACACATACTGTCAGTCAACTCAATTACTGCATTCTGCCTTCAACTGTCGTATTTGTATGTCAAAACTACAAAACAAACTGAGCAAAgacttaaatattaaaaagtaaataatattgataaagaaaattaaacattaaaaccataTCATATGAAGTATGACTTTAATTCAACCTTTTTTAATGCCATCTTAAAAATAAACTGCAATGTATTCAATATTTATGGGTGAATTGACCACAAGTCATAGGCTGTGTCTGATATCATTCCCTATTTACTATATTTACCCTCagccattttatttgagtgtctgaATGCTGAGTGTATAAATATCTCCACTATATTTTGCCCTCAAATATAACaccatgaaacaaaaaaaatagagtCCATGGCATATACTCTACTTTgcttcacattttaaagatgtgaaaactaccATCATGCGACcctacagctgatggtgatgatatAAAATGATTTGTTAGTGTCTGAAATCTTCACTTGCTGCTCACTATTGAGTGaactatttaatgtttattacaTAGGGAGGAGTAAATGAGTGAATAAGGGATTTTGGACAGAGAGATGTCCATGGCATGGCATGACTATGGCTTAAAGCATTTATATCAGAGCATGTTTAACTAAAGCACAGGTATATCCAATAACACTAATTAACTATGGCTCAGTTTCAATGCAGCAATTAACATGCGACACCTGTGTTTGACAATTCAAGTCTTTAGTTTCAGTCTGTATATTTCTCACTGATCATGAGGACCCACCTCTAGCTTGTGAACCAACACTTTATATAGTCAGATCATTTGAGTGGCTCAGGGGGTTGAGCAGTTGTctttcaattggaagattggaaGACACTTAATCCCAAATTGCTCCTATTGCTGTGCCAACAGTGCTTTTTACTTAAGATTTTTATGCCTATGAGCCTGCTCTACAAAATAAAGGAATCATCTTGTTTTTGTGAGctttatttaaagttttcatTACAAATCAAAGCCAACTTTCACTCTTACATGTACACAGATATGTACAGCAGTGGAACCAGAGCCACTTTTTCATCTCAGCTGTGCTGCACTACAGTAGTTTTATCCCCCAGTCGTTTGCTGAAGTCTAACATCTGTTGGTGCAGGAGCGTGCTGACACTTCCTAACTGCTGTCTCCTGCACTTCAGATGACTCAACAGGCTACTCATGCACACCAACAGAGCGCTGTCCCTGCTCTGACTGTCTCCAGTTATCAACACATCCTCTCTCCAGGCTTCTTGCAAACCCTCCAGCAGGGCCCGGGTATCCTCGTTGAACTGGCGGATCTCCTGCAGGTATCTGTCTTTGTTCTCCCGGGCTCTGTTGATGTTGTCTGTCATCTGTCGGATACAGAGATGCAGCCTGCTGTTCTCCATGCCGACCTGCTCCAGTTTCACGCTGTTGTCATAGACGCTCAGCTCCACAGATCTCAGCTCTGAGGCCTGTCTGTCGAGCAGGTCCATGTAACTCGCTCGCAGCTCCCGCAGCTCGGCCTTCGTCTCCTCTTTGGGCTGAAGCAGCGAGCTGGTTTTCTCCGTCAGCACCTGGATCGACAGCTGCAGAtcattcctcttcctcctaagCTTGGAGGTGCACGTTTTCAGGCTCTGGTGCCTGGATCGCTCCTCGTTGCACTctgcctccacctccttcagagttgcctccttctcctccacctccctctgCTTCTGCTCGTTGCTACTCCCGAGGCTCTCTGTCTCCGTGGCACACCGCTGCATCTCCTGGTGGTGCGCGGTCTCCATTTCTCTGAATTCTACCACTGATCGGGCCAAGTGGTTTGACAGCAAGTCGGTGTCTGCACTCATGGGCTGACGCTGCAGGAGTCTGGCCTCCTCTTGTCGCAGCTCCTCGTACCTCCTCCTGGTGCTGCTGATGTCAGAGGTCATCTTGGCCACGTGCTCCCGCTGCACCCTCTTCGCCTCCTCCAGGAGCCGACTCAGCCgactcttctcctcctccaactGGCTGATGTTCTTCTTCTCTATGTCCATGTTACCGCACAGCTCCTCCTGATTCCTCTTGAAGATGCGCTTGTTGATCACATCCGCCTCCAGGAGCTCTCCAATCTGCTTGTCCATCTCTTTAATCTCCTTGCTGTGTTTCACTATGGAGGCGATGCGCTCCTCCAGCTGCAACCTGGACCTCTCCAGCTGCTGAGAAACGCTGAAATGCTCGGCCCTTACCTcattctcttcctcctgctgccgCTTGAATATCTCATAGATTTGAGCCAAGGAGTCTTGATAGAGGATTCTCGATGCTCTGCCTTCTTCTATCATACCCTCCACCGTTGCTATTTCCTCGTTAAGATGCTGAATGGCAGCTCTGAAGGCTTCTTCTAAATCACACAGCTCCTTCTTCAGcgtttccctctgtttcttcAAATCGTGACGCTTTTGGATCTCCTCTTCCAGCTGTTTCTCAAACTGGCACCGGGACGCCGTCAGTCTTTGCAAGGCGCTCTCCAACTTGGCCAGGTGAATTGTGAGCTCATCCAGGTGCTCTTGggtttcttgtttcttgtcatTCACTACATCCAGATCCATCCTGCTCCTCCTGATGGTTTGCTTCTGCTGCTTAATCTTCTCCTCGGCTACGTCCACATCTCTGGACACGTTGTCCTTTTTCACATTGAAGGCATCTCTCTCCAGCGCCATATTCTGCTGCAGCGTTATCTTTTCCTGTTCCACGTCGGCGATGCAGGACCTCAACTCCTCCATCAGCTCCCGCGTGCGACCCAGCTGTATCTGCAAGCCGTACTTCAGCGTGATTCGATCATTTAGAGCAGCGATGACTTCCTCATGCTCCACTTTCAACCGATCTCTCTCTGGATGCAGAGCTTCATTTTGGCTCTtgagcacttcctgtctcttcaCAGTGGCTTCTTGCTGGTGAGAGA contains:
- the ccdc175 gene encoding coiled-coil domain-containing protein 175 gives rise to the protein MASCLAPEFPAVMVALEHLKELDKQLKEEGVPFSPEASLHLTEMTAAITELEAERRATHEHLEVETIENSKLRHQINNVRERMSQEIMADVAAARASNAEEIEQLRKDLNTVSHQQEATVKRQEVLKSQNEALHPERDRLKVEHEEVIAALNDRITLKYGLQIQLGRTRELMEELRSCIADVEQEKITLQQNMALERDAFNVKKDNVSRDVDVAEEKIKQQKQTIRRSRMDLDVVNDKKQETQEHLDELTIHLAKLESALQRLTASRCQFEKQLEEEIQKRHDLKKQRETLKKELCDLEEAFRAAIQHLNEEIATVEGMIEEGRASRILYQDSLAQIYEIFKRQQEEENEVRAEHFSVSQQLERSRLQLEERIASIVKHSKEIKEMDKQIGELLEADVINKRIFKRNQEELCGNMDIEKKNISQLEEEKSRLSRLLEEAKRVQREHVAKMTSDISSTRRRYEELRQEEARLLQRQPMSADTDLLSNHLARSVVEFREMETAHHQEMQRCATETESLGSSNEQKQREVEEKEATLKEVEAECNEERSRHQSLKTCTSKLRRKRNDLQLSIQVLTEKTSSLLQPKEETKAELRELRASYMDLLDRQASELRSVELSVYDNSVKLEQVGMENSRLHLCIRQMTDNINRARENKDRYLQEIRQFNEDTRALLEGLQEAWREDVLITGDSQSRDSALLVCMSSLLSHLKCRRQQLGSVSTLLHQQMLDFSKRLGDKTTVVQHS